One region of Solea senegalensis isolate Sse05_10M linkage group LG14, IFAPA_SoseM_1, whole genome shotgun sequence genomic DNA includes:
- the lrrc8db gene encoding leucine rich repeat containing 8 VRAC subunit Db yields the protein MFTLTEVASLNDIQPTYRILKPWWDVFMDYLGIVMLMLAIFSGTMQLTKDQVVCLPILEQTPEGAGDFLGHEPVETADGFWNKENAIGEQAAPLMAKKPPENVAPTIHFPQPATFGQPQPTGVRTKLDFQQYVFVNQMCYHVALPWYSKYFPYLALIHTIVLMVSSNFWFKYPKTSSKIEHFVSILGKCFESPWTTKALSETACEDSEENKQRLAGASSLLKHLSTSSEEGSPNQSAPVLTKSGVTFSVEKLVSEVPSMTILDKKDGEQAKALFEKVRKFRAHVEDSDLIYRLYAIQTVIKTVKFILILCYTMTFVASIDFDHVCVPEIKHLTGYTKFHCTHNMAFMLKKLLVSYITIICVYGFICIYTLFWLFRRPLKEYSFEKVREESSFSDIPDVKNDFAFLLHMVDQYDQLYSKRFGVFLSEVSENKLREISLNQEWTYEKLRQHVTRNSQEKLELHLFMLSGVPDAVFELTDLEILKLELIPEARITAKISQMINLQELHFYHCPAKVEQTAFMFLRDHLRCLHVKFTDVAEIPSWVYLLANLRELYLVGNLNSENNKMIGLESLRDLRHLKTLHLKSNLTKVPTNITDLSPHLIKLVIHNDGTKLLVLNSLKKMTNLAELELHNCELERIPHAIFSLNNLQELDLKSNHIRTIEEVISFQHLKRLTCLKLWHNKIITIPLSISHVKNIESLYLSHNKLESLPSSLFSLPKLRYLDVSHNSIVVIPLEVGFLQNLQHFAITGNRVEVVPKQLFKCTKLRTLCLSHNCILVIPEKIGQLSQLAHLEVKGNCLDRLPPQIGQCRLLHRSCLIVEDHLFDSLPMEVKESLNQESGVSFTNGCKCLSDGR from the coding sequence ATGTTCACCCTCACAGAAGTAGCATCGCTGAACGACATCCAGCCAACTTATCGAATACTGAAACCATGGTGGGATGTCTTCATGGATTATCTTGGCATTGTCATGCTGATGCTGGCCATATTTTCGGGGACCATGCAGTTAACCAAAGACCAAGTGGTTTGTCTTCCCATTCTGGAACAAACGCCAGAGGGTGCTGGAGATTTCTTGGGCCATGAACCAGTGGAAACAGCAGATGGCTTCTGGAACAAAGAAAATGCCATCGGAGAGCAAGCTGCTCCTCTCATGGCTAAAAAGCCTCCTGAAAACGTTGCACCGACCATTCACTTCCCACAGCCAGCTACTTTCGGGCAGCCCCAGCCCACAGGTGTCAGAACCAAACTAGATTTTCAGCAATATGTTTTTGTCAACCAGATGTGCTACCATGTTGCCCTTCCTTGGTATTCCAAATATTTTCCATACCTCGCTTTAATCCACACCATTGTTCTGATGGTCAGCAGCAACTTCTGGTTCAAGTACCCAAAGACCAGTTCCAAAATCGAACATTTCGTTTCCATACTTGGAAAGTGTTTTGAATCACCTTGGACTACAAAAGCGCTGTCCGAAACTGCCTGTGAGGACTCGGAGGAGAACAAGCAGAGGCTAGCTGGGGCGTCCTCGCTCCTGAAACACCTGTCCACAAGCAGCGAGGAAGGGAGTCCCAACCAGTCCGCACCGGTGCTGACCAAATCTGGGGTGACATTTTCAGTGGAGAAGCTTGTGAGTGAAGTTCCCTCTATGACCATACTGGACAAGAAAGATGGTGAGCAAGCAAAGGCCTTGTTCGAAAAAGTACGGAAATTCCGTGCCCATGTGGAAGACAGTGACTTGATCTACAGACTGTATGCCATCCAGACAGTCATCAAAACAGTCAAGTTCATTCTAATACTTTGCTACACCATGACGTTCGTTGCATCGATAGATTTCGATCACGTCTGTGTGCCCGAGATAAAGCATTTGACTGGATACACTAAATTCCACTGTACGCACAACATGGCTTTCATGTTGAAGAAGCTCCTCGTCAGTTATATCACGATCATATGTGTTTATGGCTTTATCTGCATTTACACACTGTTCTGGCTTTTTCGGCGACCACTGAAGGAGTATTCATTTGAGAAAGTCAGGGAGGAGAGCAGCTTCAGCGACATCCCTGATGTAAAGAACGACTTTGCGTTCCTCCTCCACATGGTCGATCAGTATGACCAGTTGTACTCAAAGCGTTTTGGGGTTTTTCTCTCCGAGGTGAGTGAAAACAAACTCCGAGAGATCAGCCTGAATCAAGAGTGGACTTATGAAAAGCTGCGGCAGCATGTAACACGCAACTCTCAAGAAAAGCTGGAACTTCATCTCTTCATGCTGTCTGGCGTGCCTGACGCTGTCTTTGAGCTCACTGATCTAGAAATCCTGAAACTGGAATTAATCCCAGAGGCCAGGATTACGGCTAAGATCTCACAAATGATAAACCTCCAGGAGCTTCACTTCTACCACTGTCCGGCCAAAGTTGAGCAGACTGCGTTCATGTTTCTTCGTGATCACCTGCGGTGCCTTCATGTCAAATTCACGGATGTCGCTGAGATTCCTAGCTGGGTATACCTACTGGCAAATCTAAGGGAACTGTACTTGGTTGGCAACTTGAattctgaaaacaacaaaatgatcgGACTCGAATCTCTCCGAGATCTCAGGCACCTAAAAACTCTGCATCTCAAAAGCAACCTCACAAAAGTACCGACGAACATAACAGACCTGTCCCCACATCTGATCAAGCTGGTCATTCATAATGACGGGACCAAGCTCCTAGTGCTTAATAgtttgaagaaaatgacaaacctCGCAGAGCTGGAGCTTCATAATTGCGAGCTGGAGCGAATTCCTCACGCTATCTTCAGTCTGAACAACCTGCAGGAGCTCGACCTGAAGTCCAACCATATCCGTACCATTGAGGAGGTCATCAGCTTCCAGCACCTCAAGAGACTGACATGCCTGAAACTTTGGCACAATAAGATCATCACTATTCCATTGTCGATTAGCCACGTCAAAAACATTGAGTCACTCTATCTCTCACACAACAAGCTTGAATCTCTACCCTCTTCATTATTCTCACTCCCAAAGCTGAGGTACCTGGATGTTAGCCATAACTCCATCGTGGTAATACCACTGGAGGTTGGCTTCCTGCAGAATCTCCAACATTTTGCCATTACAGGCAACAGAGTTGAGGTAGTCCCCAAACAGCTGTTCAAGTGCACCAAACTGAGGACCTTATGCCTCAGCCACAACTGTATCTTGGTCATTCCTGAGAAAATTGGCCAACTCTCACAGCTGGCTCACCTGGAAGTGAAGGGAAACTGTCTGGATCGTCTGCCGCCTCAGATCGGCCAGTGCCGCCTCCTCCACAGGAGCTGTCTGATTGTGGAGGATCACCTCTTTGACTCGCTTCCAATGGAGGTCAAAGAGAGCCTCAACCAGGAATCTGGTGTTTCTTTTACTAACGGTTGCAAATGTCTAAGTGACGGGCGATAG
- the lrrc8c gene encoding volume-regulated anion channel subunit LRRC8C produces the protein MIPVMEFRQFSEQQPAFRVLKPWWDVFTDYLSVIMLMIGVFGCTLQVMQDKIICLPQRTASPSDNASEVEVKSLLHLQSNISAVPKEMTGLKTDLDLQQYSFINQMCYEKALHWYAKYFPYLVLIHTVVLMVCSNFWFKFPGSSSKIEHFISMLGKCFDSPWTTRALSEVSGENPEEKDSKKTSAFKSNITVCPGEGSVEKTQSLRSIPEKIVVEKPSASVLDKKEGEQAKALFEKVKKFRLHVEEGDILYLMYVRQTVVKVFKFLLIIAYNSSLVNKVRNRVHCEVEIQDMTGYKEFECNHTMAHLFSKLSYCYLCLVAVYGLTSLYTSYWLFYRSLKEYSFEYVRQETGINDIPDVKNDFAFMLHMIDQYDPLYSKRFAVFLSEVSENKLKQLNLNHEWTAEKLRLRLQTNANNRLELQLFMLPGLPDTVFELTELQSLKLEMINNVTVPASISQLEDLQELSLYQCSLKLHTTATSFLKENLKVLRVKFDDNRELPNWLYGLRNLEELALTGSLSPDASKNIVLESLREMKCLKTLSLKSNLTKIPQSIVDVSSHLQRLYLHNDGTKLVMLNNLKKIPNLLELELVRCDLERIPHAVFSLTNLQELDLKENNIRSIEEIISFQHLRKLTCLKLWYNSIMYIPEHIKKLGSLERLYFSYNKIEILPSHLFLCNKLRYLDLSNNDIRFIPPEIGVLQSLQYFSVTCNKIENLPDELFFCKKLKTLKLGKNSLSIISPKISYLALLTYLELKCNHFEFLPQELGYCRALKRSGLIVEDALFETLPSDIRDQMKAE, from the exons ATGATTCCTGTGATGGAGTTCCGGCAGTTCTCTGAACAGCAGCCAGCGTTCAGAGTCCTCAAGCCATGGTGGGATGTGTTCACTGACTACCTGTCCGTCATCATGCTCATGATCGGTGTGTTCGGATGCACTCTTCAG GTGATGCAAGACAAAATCATATGCCTTCCGCAGAGAACGGCATCGCCCTCTGACAACGCAAGCGAAGTGGAGGTGAAGTCACTGTTGCACCTGCAATCCAACATTTCAGCTGTACCGAAAGAGATGACAGGCCTGAAGACGGACCTGGATCTTCAGCAGTACAGTTTCATCAATCAGATGTGTTATGAGAAGGCTCTACACTGGTATGCCAAGTATTTTCCCTATTTGGTTCTCATACACACTGTGGTATTAATGGTGTGCAGCAACTTCTGGTTCAAATTCCCTGGCTCCAGCTCAAAAATAGAACACTTTATCTCCATGCTTGGCAAGTGCTTTGACTCTCCCTGGACCACGCGAGCTTTGTCGGAAGTGTCCGGAGAAAATCCGGAAGAAAAGGACAGTAAGAAGACCAGCGCCTTTAAGTCCAACATCACAGTGTGTCCTGGAGAAGGAAGTGTAGAGAAGACACAGTCGCTCCGCTCAATCCCAGAGAAGATTGTCGTTGAAAAACCATCCGCAAGTGTCCTTGATAAAAAAGAGGGCGAACAAGCCAAAGCTCTTTTTGAAAAGGTGAAGAAGTTCCGTCTGCATGTTGAAGAAGGGGACATTCTCTACCTGATGTATGTTCGGCAAACGGTCGTCAAGGTGTTTAAATTCCTACTAATCATTGCCTATAATAGCTCGTTAGTGAATAAGGTGCGGAACAGAGTACACTGTGAGGTGGAGATCCAGGACATGACAGGCTACAAAGAGTTTGAGTGTAATCACACTATGGCCCATCTGTTTTCTAAGCTGTCCTACTGTTACCTGTGTTTAGTGGCTGTGTATGGATTAACAAGCCTTTACACCTCCTACTGGCTGTTTTACCGCTCACTGAAAGAATACTCCTTTGAGTATGTGCGGCAGGAAACGGGCATCAACGACATCCCGGATGTCAAAAATGACTTTGCCTTCATGCTACATATGATTGACCAGTATGACCCGCTGTATTCCAAAAGgtttgcagtttttttgtcgGAGGTCAGCGAGAACAAGCTCAAACAGCTCAACCTCAACCATGAGTGGACTGCAGAGAAGCTGCGCCTGAGACTCCAGACTAACGCCAATAACAGACTAGAACTTCAGCTCTTCATGCTTCCTGGGTTACCTGACACTGTCTTTGAGTTGACAGAGCTGCAGTCACTCAAGCTCGAAATGATCAACAATGTCACCGTACCTGCCTCCATCTCTCAGCTGGAAGACCTGCAGGAGCTGTCTCTTTACCAATGCTCTTTAAAGTTGCACACAACAGCTACCTCCTTCCTCAAAGAGAACCTGAAAGTGCTTCGCGTGAAGTTCGATGATAACAGGGAGCTTCCAAACTGGTTGTATGGCCTGCGCAACTTGGAGGAGCTCGCTCTCACTGGATCCCTCAGCCCCGATGCCTCGAAGAATATCGTTCTCGAGTCACTGCGGGAGatgaaatgtttgaaaacactttCCCTGAAAAGTAATTTGACCAAGATACCTCAGTCGATAGTGGATGTTTCCAGCCATCTGCAGCGGCTGTACTTGCACAATGATGGCACTAAACTCGTGATGCTCAACAATCTAAAAAAGATCCCCAATCTGCTCGAGCTGGAGTTAGTGCGCTGCGATCTGGAACGCATCCCGCATGCAGTCTTCAGCCTCACAAATCTCCAAGAGCTCGATCTGAAAGAGAACAACATTCGGTCAATAGAGGAGATTATCAGTTTCCAGCACCTTCGAAAGCTCACTTGCCTTAAACTTTGGTACAACAGCATCATGTACATCCCAGAGCATATCAAAAAGCTTGGCAGCCTCGAGCGCCTCTACTTCAGCTACAACAAGATTGAGATTTTGCCTTCGCACTTGTTCCTCTGCAACAAGCTGCGGTACTTGGACCTGTCCAACAATGACATCCGATTCATCCCTCCAGAAATTGGAGTCCTCCAGAGTCTGCAGTATTTTTCTGTCACGTGTAACAAAATCGAAAACCTACCGGATGAGCTCTTCTTTTGCAAGAAGCTCAAAACGCTAAAGCTTGGGAAGAACTCGCTGTCCATAATCTCACCAAAAATTTCCTACCTAGCTCTGCTGACATATCTGGAGCTCAAATGCAACCACTTTGAGTTCCTGCCGCAGGAGCTCGGGTACTGTCGTGCTTTGAAGCGCAGTGGCCTTATAGTGGAAGACGCACTGTTTGAAACTTTGCCTTCAGATATCAGGGACCAAATGAAGGCGGAGTGA